Proteins co-encoded in one Sus scrofa isolate TJ Tabasco breed Duroc chromosome 14, Sscrofa11.1, whole genome shotgun sequence genomic window:
- the LOC100737404 gene encoding disintegrin and metalloproteinase domain-containing protein 1a-like yields the protein MADSARDTASILPSPRKNQELRNEASRGLQTWAPQMKGWLPPLPGPSCARLAIMLVLVLIFLPSMYCDLGSVYHSSYEIVIPQSLAVEGREDPEEEVSYTLPMQGQKQLLHLKVKRDYFVHNFPVFSYRNGILGQAVPFISRDCHYEGYVEGVPGSFVSVNICSGLRGFLVKEEQSYGIEPMHSSKRFEHVLYTMAHEARVSCSVTSNDSQVAPASQQQDSSKPRSLQAPSYLWSHTKYVEMFVVVNHQRFQMWGSDANETVQRVMDIIALANSFTRGINTEVVLAGMEIWTEGDLAEVPVDLRVALRNFNSWRQEKLVHRVQHDVAHMIVGHRPKEDMGQAFLNGACSSDFAAAVESFHHEDVLLFAALMVHQLGHNLGMQHDHSACVCKDAHFCLMLENITKESGFSNCSFDFFHQFLWEHKGACLFNKPGHKRRLRRNGRCGNGVVEDDEQCDCGSDCDIHPCCDQTCRLKENALCNPSPCCNVSCQYERIGRSCRPASGTCDLPEFCLGNSGECPPDHYKLDGTPCQEKNFCVGGLCRSFDYQCFDVFGYPARSASEDCYRLLNKKANRFGNCGMASSSNQYVQCADENILCGKVVCTNVQRLPNIRSLSTMLQVPHNDDYCWTMDMSGTSDVPDDGWSYNGNVCGSDKICMNFSCTASSVLGYSCNEKELCNGKGVCNDLKHCHCEIGFAPPDCSSPGSGGSVDSGPPGIEPHPSPPDQGDGQNTSSDSRHQEAFLDWMMILLIILFIIIVIIIIFCVTTICREAAEKAPAEAAAAGAAAPEAAPEEAAPEEEAEEEEEEEEEEEEEEEEEESEP from the coding sequence ATGGCAGACTCTGCGAGAGACACTGCCTCTATACTCCCTTCTCCACGGAAAAACCAAGAGCTTAGGAACGAGGCTAGCAGAGGGCTTCAGACTTGGGCTCCCCAGATGAAGGGCTGGCTGCCACCCTTGCCAGGACCTTCATGTGCCAGGTTGGCGATCATGTTGGTCTTGGTACTGATTTTCCTGCCAAGCATGTACTGTGACCTGGGATCAGTATACCACTCTTCCTATGAAATAGTCATCCCCCAGAGTCTGGcagtggagggaagggaagacCCAGAGGAAGAGGTGTCCTATACACTACCTATGCAGGGCCAGAAGCAGCTGCTTCACCTGAAGGTGAAGAGAGACTATTTTGTGCATAACTTTCCAGTCTTCAGCTACCGCAATGGCATCCTGGGGCAAGCGGTGCCTTTCATCTCCCGGGACTGTCACTATGAGGGCTACGTAGAAGGAGTCCCAGGCTCCTTTGTCTCTGTCAACATCTGTTCAGGCCTCAGGGGCTTCCTGGTTAAGGAAGAACAATCCTATGGCATTGAGCCCATGCACTCTTCAAAACGGTTTGAACATGTGTTGTACACCATGGCTCATGAAGCTCGAGTCTCCTGCAGCGTCACTTCCAACGACAGCCAAGTGGCACCCGCCAGCCAGCAACAAGACAGCAGCAAGCCTCGCAGTCTGCAGGCGCCATCCTACTTGTGGTCACACACCAAGTACGTGGAGATGTTTGTGGTGGTCAACCACCAGCGGTTCCAAATGTGGGGCAGTGACGCCAACGAGACCGTCCAGAGAGTGATGGACATCATTGCTCTGGCCAACAGCTTCACTAGGGGAATAAACACAGAGGTGGTGCTGGCTGGAATGGAGATCTGGACTGAGGGGGACCTCGCAGAGGTCCCAGTGGACCTGCGAGTTGCGCTCAGGAATTTCAACAGCTGGAGACAAGAGAAGCTCGTCCATCGTGTGCAGCACGATGTTGCCCACATGATTGTTGGACACCGTCCTAAAGAGGATATGGGACAGGCATTTCTCAACGGTGCCTGCTCGAGTGATTTTGCAGCAGCTGTTGAATCCTTCCACCATGAAGATGTCCTCCTGTTTGCAGCACTCATGGTCCATCAGCTTGGGCACAACTTGGGTATGCAGCACGACCATTCGGCCTGCGTTTGTAAAGACGCACACTTTTGCCTCATGCTTGAAAATATCACCAAAGAAAGTGGCTTCAGCAACTGCAGCTTCGACTTCTTCCACCAGTTCCTCTGGGAACACAAAGGAGCCTGCCTATTTAACAAGCCTGGGCACAAACGCCGCTTACGCAGGAACGGCCGGTGTGGCAATGGTGTTGTGGAAGACGATGAGCAGTGCGACTGTGGTTCTGACTGTGACATTCACCCGTGTTGCGACCAAACATGTAGGCTGAAGGAGAATGCATTATGTAATCCCAGTCCCTGTTGTAATGTTTCATGCCAGTATGAACGTATTGGACGTAGTTGCCGTCCTGCTTCTGGAACGTGTGACCTCCCAGAATTTTGTCTTGGTAACTCTGGAGAATGCCCCCCAGACCACTACAAGCTAGATGGTACGCCATGTCAAGAGAAGAACTTTTGTGTTGGGGGTCTCTGCAGGAGCTTTGACTATCAATGTTTTGACGTTTTTGGGTACCCTGCAAGATCTGCTTCAGAAGACTGTTATCGGTTACTTAATAAGAAAGCGAATAGGTTTGGAAACTGTGGTATGGCCTCGTCATCTAACCAATATGTTCAATGCGCAGATGAAAATATACTTTGCGGGAAAGTTGTATGTACAAATGTTCAACGGCTACCAAATATAAGAAGCCTGTCTACCATGCTGCAGGTCCCTCATAATGATGACTACTGCTGGACCATGGATATGTCTGGCACTTCTGATGTCCCTGATGATGGGTGGTCATATAATGGCAATGTTTGTGGTTCAGACAAAATTTGCATGAATTTCTCCTGCACTGCATCCTCTGTGCTTGGATACTCATGCAATGAAAAGGAGTTGTGTAATGGGAAAGGGGTTTGCAATGATCTCAAGCACTGCCATTGTGAGATTGGTTTTGCCCCTCCTGACTGCAGCTCTCCAGGATCTGGTGGTAGTGTGGACAGTGGCCCCCCTGGTATAGAACCTCATCCATCGCCACCAGATCAAGGTGATGGTCAAAACACTAGCAGTGATTCCAGACATCAAGAAGCCTTCTTAGACTGGATGATGATACTGCTTATTATACTTTTTATCATAATAgtaataatcataattttttgCGTCACCACCATTTGTAGAGAGGCAGCAGAAAAGGCGCCTGCAGAGGCTGCCGCAGCAGGGGCTGCTGCACCAGAGGCTGCCCCAGAAGAGGCTGCcccagaagaggaagcagaggaggaagaggaggaggaggaggaagaggaagaggaagaggaagaggaagaatctGAGCCTTAA